From the genome of Antennarius striatus isolate MH-2024 chromosome 19, ASM4005453v1, whole genome shotgun sequence, one region includes:
- the LOC137613912 gene encoding uncharacterized protein — protein MFKLLSIAIVAGLFIESHQEHHNDTSEPHECWTDWFDRDDPPDTGDWEDLRNLRSENPGKICPNPKQIEAETKCGMTPAKTGDVIHRSDTIKGFICLNCQQPIGKMCNDYKVRFMCEPPYCAKECWTNWYDRDDPAGTGDWETLSDLRRENKDEICENPLQIEAVTVKTMTAAANTGETFHVYNPNRGFACRNEDQQDGACLDYKVRFKCPCKEE, from the exons atgttcaaactg TTAAGCATTGCCATTGTTGCAGGATTGTTCATTG AAAGCCACCAGGAGCACCACAATGACACATCAGAACCACATG AATGCTGGACAGACTGGTTTGACAGAGATGACCCCCCTGATACTGGAGACTGGGAAGACCTCAGAAATCTTCGTTCTGAGAACCCAGGCAAGATCTGCCCTAATCCAAAGCAAATTGAGGCTGAAACTAAATGTGGGATGACTCCAGCAAAAACAGGGGATGTGATTCATAG AAGTGACACCATTAAGGGATTCATCTGCTTAAACTGCCAGCAGCCCATTGGCAAAATGTGTAATGACTATAAAGTTCGCTTCATGTGCGAGCCCCCCTATTGTGCCAAAG AGTGCTGGACCAATTGGTACGACAGGGATGACCCCGCTGGAACTGGAGACTGGGAGACTTTGAGTGACCTCAGGAGGGAAAACAAGGACGAAATCTGTGAAAACCCACTGCAAATTGAAGCTGTTACCGTCAAAACGATGACCGCAGCCGCCAACACAGGGGAGACCTTCCATGT ATACAATCCAAATCGAGGATTTGCTTGCCGTAATGAAGACCAACAAGATGGAGCTTGCCTTGACTACAAAGTTCGCTTCAAATGTCCATGCAAAGAAGAATGA
- the LOC137613814 gene encoding cartilage intermediate layer protein 1-like yields the protein MWRATFGPQALTLTHVIQTKSQLCSFKCQDDHISNSVYTECWTDWFDRDDPSGSGDWKTLLNLPAENKGKICPKPVQIEARTLTGVAAGATGNVIHKKEFQDEICKTPLYIEAVTIDTMTPAISTGETIYIYNPTQGFVCRNEDQKDGACHDYKVRFGCPCNEK from the exons atgtggcgggccacatttggtccccaggccttgactttgacacatgtgatccaGACCAAGTCTCAGTTGTGCAGTTTCAAATGCCAAGATGATCACATCTCAAATTCTGTTTATACAGAATGCTGGACAGACTGGTTTGACAGAGATGACCCCTCTGGTAGTGGAGACTGGAAGACCCTCCTCAATCTTCCTGCTGAGAACAAAGGGAAGATCTGCCCCAAACCAGTGCAAATTGAGGCCAGGACCCTCACTGGGGTGGCTGCAGGTGCAACGGGGAATGTGATTCACAA GAAGGAATTTCAAGATGAAATCTGTAAAACTCCATTGTACATCGAAGCTGTTACCATTGACACAATGACCCCAGCAATCAGCACAGGAGAGACCATCTATAT ATACAATCCAACGCAAGGATTTGTTTGCCGCAATGAAGACCAGAAAGATGGAGCTTGCCATGACTACAAAGTTCGCTTTGGATGTCCATGCAACGAAAAATGA
- the LOC137613903 gene encoding uncharacterized protein, with translation MFKLLSIAIVAGLFIESHQEHHNDTSEPHECWTDWFDRDDPPDTGDWEDLRNLRSENPGKICPKPKQIEAETKCGMTPAKTGDVIHRSDTIKGFICLNSQQPNGKMCNDYKVRFMCEPPYCAKECWTNWYDRDDPAGTGDWETLSDLRRENKDEICENPLQIEAVTVKTMTASTNTGETFHVYNPNRGFACRNEDQQDGACLDYKVRFKCPCKEE, from the exons atgttcaaactg TTAAGCATTGCCATTGTTGCAGGATTGTTCATTG AAAGCCACCAGGAGCACCACAATGACACATCAGAACCACATG AATGCTGGACAGACTGGTTTGACAGAGATGACCCCCCTGATACTGGAGACTGGGAAGACCTCAGAAATCTTCGTTCTGAGAACCCAGGCAAGATCTGCCCTAAACCAAAGCAAATTGAGGCTGAAACTAAATGTGGGATGACTCCAGCAAAAACAGGGGATGTGATTCATAG AAGTGACACCATTAAGGGATTCATCTGCTTAAACTCCCAGCAGCCCAATGGCAAAATGTGTAATGACTATAAAGTTCGCTTCATGTGCGAGCCCCCCTATTGTGCCAAAG AGTGCTGGACCAACTGGTACGACAGGGATGACCCCGCTGGAACTGGAGACTGGGAGACTTTGAGTGACCTCAGGAGGGAAAACAAGGACGAAATCTGTGAAAACCCACTGCAAATTGAAGCTGTTACCGTCAAAACGATGACCGCATCCACCAACACAGGGGAGACCTTCCATGT ATACAATCCAAATCGAGGATTTGCTTGCCGTAATGAAGACCAACAAGATGGAGCTTGCCTTGACTACAAAGTTCGCTTCAAATGTCCATGCAAAGAAGAATGA